The Hippocampus zosterae strain Florida chromosome 19, ASM2543408v3, whole genome shotgun sequence region CTGAGAGAGTGGGAATAATAAGGAAATTGGTTAGTTGTTGAACCTTAATGAACGACGATGAGTGTCGTGCtcttattttgtcacatttacacGGAAACGTGCGTATCATTACCGGAATTTGACGTGTGCCTGGCTCGTCCTGATCAAGATGGCTGCTGCGGCCGTTGTTTCGGATGAAGAATGAGATGACCCTCGGTTGACGTCCGATACAACCCCGCAAAAGTACTCCGATACTAATCTGCAGAACCACCCACCAGAGCCACCACCAAGACCACCCGGACCGAAACGACACGATTCTCCCGATAAAGGTTTGTAGTCACCTCGCAACGGGACATCGAGCATCCTTGAAACGTTTGATTGACATTTGGCCTCCCGTTAAAGCTGCTTTACGGAGTCGAGAATGCGATTTGATGACAAGATTTTGAATTAGCTTCACCCTTTTGTTTCCTGCTACGTTCAAGCACAATGTCACTCCTTTTCAATGTCACGAAGAGCTCGATGGTTATTACGACGACGTTGATCTCACcagaaaaaatgcaaaaattcaATTTGGTTTCGAGTTGCAAATAAATAATGGATTGAATATTAGTCAAAACTtcataatcatttttttattattaatagtaATGTTCTCATTTGGTGTCACAAAACGTTTGCGTGATGGCTCGCGGCCGCGCGTTGCCATGGTGTCAATACGTCAGTCATGATTTCAAATTCGACTTGTGGCATTCATTGGACGCTTCAAAATATGTTTCATTTCAACCACATATGTTTCATTCTACATTCGGTTGTCTTAACCCGTTGATATATTTATTAGTCGAGAGATAAAGATGCCGCAGCGACAGGTGCATGACGACATTATCGCCAAGGCGCCCCCTGCAGGCCGCCTCGTGCGTGGGTGAGGGACGTGCCTGCAGCGGGCGCAATAACAGCTCGTTTCGTCGTGTGGGTGCGCGTGCGCGTCTGCTTGCAGCAGGGGCTGCGCGCGCTGTGAGAAACCGCCAAGATGGACACCACCACTTCCATCAAGATGACCACGCTGGCCATTCAGAAGCTGTTCGGCCACGTGGAGGAGGAGAACCTGACGGCGCTGCGTGACCATCTGGACCGCTTTAAGGAAGTGGACGGACGCAGCGACGTACGTGCTCATGCTCTCTAGCTTAGGGGGATAATGAATGACTGCGTTTGGAATCGGTCAGCGTTGAATTTCGTGTAGCTCCTCGAGGAGCTATCGAGGTCCCTTATTTATAAAAAGCGTCTGTTTGTGGTGGGCAGAATGGGCAGACGCCACTGATGCTGGCCGCCGAGCAGGGGAGCCTGGAAATTGTGCAGGAGCTCATCCGGCGAGGAGCCAACGTCAACTTGGATGACGTGGTGAGCAAAAAAACAGATGGGGGCAAGGGAGCAGTGCTACTGTACATGTCTACGTGGCTGCGTCGCTTGTATGCATCTGTGTAACGCGCGGGCGTGTGTGGTCAGGACTGCTGGTCGGCACTGATCTCAGCTGCCAAGGAAGGTCACGTGGAGGTGGTGAAGGAGCTCCTGGAGAACAGCGCCTACATCGAGCATCGCGACGTGGTGCGCTTCCCTCGTCAGCCACCAGGGGCGCCGGCGGCCACCCGCGGCAGCGTGACATCATTCCAGTCTGGCATTTGTGTCGGCAGGGAGGATGGACGGCGCTCATGTGGGCCTCGTATAAAGGTCGCGTGGAGGTCAccaaggagctgctggagcaCGGCGCCAACCCCAACACCACCGGACAGGTAGCACGCACCGCATGCCAATGGGGTGGGCGCAGTTGAGAGCGCCACCTGTGTGTGGGCTGATGTAAAGATCTGGTATTCGCCTGCCCCCAGCAGTACAGCGTGTACCCCATCATCTGGGCGTCCGGGCGAGGTCACGCCGACGTCGTTAAACTCTTGTTGGAGAGCGGAGCCAAAGTCAACTGTTCGGATAAGGTGACGACGCGGCTGCGGAGGAGCCACAATCCGATGTGTTTTTCACTCTTTGAGCGTCAACGTGCCACCGTTTGAATCGTTAGTACGGGACGACGTCTCTCATCTGGGCGGCGAGGAAAGGCCATTTCCAGTGCGTCACGCACTTGCTGGAGAACGGCGCCGACGTCGACCAGGACGGAGCGGTGAGCGTCGCCCTTTGCTAGCGTCGCGCGGCGCAGCGCGGCGCCCGACTGACTgacggccgcccccccccccccccacccctggcaGAACTCCATGACGGCGCTGATCGTGGCGGTGAAGGGCGGCTTCACAGACGTGGTGAAGGAACTGCTGAAGCGCAACCCCAACGTCAACATGACGGACAAAGATGGCAACACGGCGCTGATGATCGCCGCCAAGGAAGGCTACACCGAGATCGTGCAGGACCTCCTCGACGCCGGCACCTACGTCAACATTCCCGACCGGGTGAGGCCCTCCCCGCAGCcgcgaccccccctcccccacccaccctccgCCACTCATGCAGCTGCCTTGAGATACCAgctgaatttgtgtgtgtgtgtgtgtgtatttgtccaGAGCGGCGATACGGTGCTGATTGGAGCGGTGAGGGGGGGCCACGTGGAGATTGTCAGAGCTCTGCTGCACAAGTACGCCGATATCGACATTCGAGGGCAGGTGCGTGGCCTTGATGCTGGCGAGGATGACACTAACGATGTTGGCGAGATTGGCAATCGCGATGATGCCAACAACAAAGATGgcggcgatgatgatgatgatgatgatgatgatgcgtcCAGGAGAGTAAGACGGCACTGTACTGGGCGGTGGAGAAAGGCAACGCCTCGATGGTGCGCGACATCCTGCAGTGCAACCCCGACACGGAGACGTGCACCAAGGTGAGAAGCGCCGGCGCCGCACGCCAACAGGGGCGCGGCGGCCACACCTGCGCTTCCCGTTTCAGGATGGCGAGACGCCTCTGATCAAAGCCACCAAGATGAGGAGCATCGAGATCGTCGAGCTGCTGCTGGATAAAGGGGCCAAGGTGTCCGCCGTCGACAAGGTGGGGCAAACGTCATCCTTCCTTCGGTGATTGCGAACGTCCCTTTGCGACGGATCTCTCACTCCTTTTGAATTTCCCCCAGCGAGGAGACACGCCCCTGCACATCGCCATCCGGGGGCGCAGCCGCCGCCTGGCCGAGCTGCTCCTGCGGAACCCCAAAGATGGCCGCCTGCTCTACCGGCCCAACAAGGCCGGCGAGACGCCGTACAACATCGACTGCGGCCACCAGAAGAGCATCCTCACGCAGATCTTCGGCGCCCGTACGTGCCCGGACGGATGCACCCGCCCACCTACCCGCACGCTCGCCACTCACCGGCCGCCGCTCCCTCCCGCAGGTCACCTGTCGCCCACCGAGTCGGACGGCGACATGCTCGGCTACGACCTGTACAGCTCGGCCCTCGCCGACATCCTGAGCGAGCCCACCATGCAGCCCCCCATCTGCGTGGGGCTCTACGCGCAGTGGGGCAGCGGAAAGTCCTTCCTGCTCAAGAAGCTGGAAGGTGAGCGCGCGCACCCGCACGCGCACCCGCACGGGGGCCGAATAACGACGCGCGTGTCCGTTGCGCGATGCCGCCAGATGAGATGAAGACCTTCGCGGGGCAGCAGATGGAGCCGCTGTTGGGCCCCTCGTGGCTGGCGGCCGTCCTGTCGCTCCTCCTGTGCGGGGGGGTGGCGCTGGGGCTGGGCTTCACCTTGGACCCCAAGCTGGCCGTGGCCGTCTCGCTCAGCCTGCTGGCGCTGCTCTACATTTTCTTCGGTGAGCTGCCGCGtcgcccccccccgcaccccgtgTTGACATTCTTCTTCTCTGCCCTCCACAGTGGTGGTGTACTTTGGGGGCCGGCGCGAGGGGGACAACTGGAACTGGGCGTGGCTCCTCAGCAACCGCCTGGCCCGCCACATGGGATACTTGGAGCTCCTCCTCAAGCTGATGTTCGTCAACCCGCCGGAGCTCCCGGAGCAGAGCGTCCGAGCGCTGCCCGTCAGGTAACGACCGTACGCCGTCGCCCATCCGGGTCACGGCCACGCCCGAGCGACGCCGTCATCGAGATGTCAAAGTGGCGTCGCGGTCGCGCCGTGGCGATCGATGTCGACATCACTTTGCGGTGATGTCATCGTGACGTCCCACAGGTTCCTGTTCACCGATTACAACCGTCTGTCGAGCGTCGGCGGCGAGACGTCGATGGCCGAAATGATCGCCACGCTGTGTGACGCGTGCGAGAGGGAGTTTGGATTCCTGGCCACTCGCCTCTTCAGGGTGTTCAAGACGGACGAAAAGCAAGGTAGGCGGACGCTCGCGCTCGCGCCCTTCGATGCGCACACGCCCACGGCAAGTTTGTGCGCTCGCAGGAAAGAGCAAGTGGAAGAAAACCTGTTGCGTGCCGTCCTTCGTGCTCTTCGCGCTGGTGATGGGCTGCCTGGTGAGCGGCGTGGCGCTGATGGGCGTCTTCCGGGCGGGCGGCGACAAGCGGACGCTCAACGGCGTCCTGATGGCGCTGGGCAGCGCGGTGGGCGTGGCCGTCCTGCTCAACTGCCGCACGTGGTGGCGGGTCTCCGACTCGGTGCTCAACTCGCAGAGGAAGCGGCTGCACCGCGCCGCCAACAAGATGAACCAACTCAAGAGCGAAGGCTTCATGAAGGTCAGGAGCTTTCGGGCACGTTGGCCCCCGAAGCCCGGAACTTTGCCGCCGTTCAAAACCAAAAGCCGGTGTTGCGGCTGAAGCGCGGGCGTTTTCTTTCAGGTTCTGAAGACCGAAGTGGAGCTGATGGCCAAGATGGCCAAGACCATCGACGCTTTCACTCAGCACCAGACCAGGTTGGCGGTGGTCATTGACAGCCTGGACTCGTGCGAGCAGGACAAAGTTCTGCAGATGCTCGACACGGTGAGATTTTTGGAGGATGCCGCCTCACCGAGACTCTTTGAGAATCTTTGAGAGTCCGTGCTCTGTGACTCTCCGCGCTTCGCTTTGCTAGAGTCACGGGCACATGTTCAATCAAGGAATATAGCGCCACCATTTGGCGTCGGACGGAATCCCGTCATCTCCCCAGCCGCCGCTTTTCATGAATCTCACTAAAGATTCATCCCGCAGGTGCGAGTCCTGTTCTCCAAGGGTCCCTTCATCTCCATCTTTGCCAGCGACCCGCACATCATCATCAAGGCCATCAACCAGAACCTCAACAGCGTCCTGCGGGACTTTGTCAACGGACACGACTACATGAGGAACATCGTCCACCTGCCCGTCTTCCTCAACAGCAGAGGCCTTTCCTGCGCCAGgaagatgggcggcggcggtgcGGCCAACGCCGGCGCGCCCGCCAACGGGGATGCCGCCAACGCCGATTGTGGAGGATGGCACGAGGAGCTGGACAGGAAGTTGTCGCAGCACAGCTTGGGAGAATCCACCAAGTTTGGCAGCAAGGCCAACCTCAGCCGCCGGGTAAGCTCACGCCGGCTTAGGACTAAAAAGCGGGGAAATCCTTGGTGATGCCGAGCGTCGTCATGCGCGCAGGACACGTACCGGCGACGCCACGCCCAGCGCTCGGTGACTCGCCAGATGTCGTTCGACTTGACCAAGCTGATGGTGGCCGAAGACTGGTTCACAGACATCAGCCCTCAGAGCATGAGGAGACTCCTCAACATCGTCTCCGTCACCGGTCAGTAgcgacgtcgccgccgcgcccgccgccgtcgtcgccgCTCACGTCCGCTTGGCCTGCGCGCAGGTCGTCTGCTGCGAGCCAATCAGATCGCGTTCAACTGGGACCGCCTGGCCTCGTGGATCAACCTGACCGAGCGCTGGCCCTACAGGACGTCCTGGCTCATCCTCTTCCTGGAGGAGAGCGAGGGCGTCCCCGACCAGGCTACCCTCAAGAACATTTACGAGAGGTGAGCGCTTGGCGGCGAGCGCCCCGCGGCGAGCGCCCCGCGGTTGACCTTTGTCTGGCTCAGGGTGCTGAGGAACATCCCCACCACCAAAGACGTGGAACCGCTGCTGGAGATCGACGGAGACGTTCGCGCCTTCGAAGTCTTTGTGTCCTCGCGGACGCCCGTGCTGACCGCCAGGGACATTCGCACCTTCCTGCCCTGCACCGTCAACCTGGACCCCAAACTGCGCGAAATCATCGCCGGTACcttggcgcccccccccccccgcccccccacccgcccgccCTTCTCAACCTGTTCtgcattttctgcatttttccTTCTCGTCCGGCCAGACGTGCGTGCGGCGCGCGAGCAGATGAACCTGGGCGCCGTCGCCGTGGGCTACCCGACCCTGCAGGAGGTCCAGCCCCGGCCCATCTCGATGTACAGTCAGGTGTCGTCGGCGTGCTCGCCGTCCGCCTCCTTCAGCGGGCCGTTCATCCCACCGGCGGGGGGGGCCGtggtgccgccgccgcctcacAGCAGCTTCTACAGCGGCATGGCCGGGCCCCAGCACCCCTTCTACAACAGGGTCAGCCTCACGCGCCAAGTCATTTGTCGTTTTACTCATGTTTGCGAGGGGGCGTGGCCATCGTGACGCACTTGAGAGTCTGGTTTTGGTTGCCCCTCCCCCGCGATATATATTCACTCCTTCCCTACTCCTGAACGGAAGGGATCCTCAATGGGTGTTTTAGGGACGATCCAAGTCCACCATctaaaccgcccccccccctccacgtcAACCATCAGCAAAACTCCAGGCTCCCGTTTCCCATCCATCAATCACGTTCACGTTTGATTTGCGTGGTGTTGATTTTCTTTCTGCCTCAGCCATATttccctcaccaccaccaccaccaccatcttcACCATCCGCCGCGTCCGCCGCCGGCGGCCTACCCATCACACTTCCTTCCCCGCGTGCTCGTTAAGAGCACGGCCCGCCGCGAGGCCCCCGCAAGTGTAAGTACCGCCACGCCAGCCACGCCGAGTGGCCCCCCCTACATCGGCAACATTTGGTCTGCCTCCGACAGACACGTAGACACCCGATTGCGTGCGGAGgaaaaggatgatgatgatgatgatgatgatgatgatgatgatgatgatgatgatgatgatgatgatgatgatgatgtgttgaGTCGAGTCCCATTTGAGCCCTAGCTCTCCTCGCCGCCCCCCCCGTCAGTCGGAAAGCGCACATGGCCGCTGTCTACTTTGTGTCTCAGAGCTCCGCCTCCGCGGCTTCGGGGATCCCGCCCACCCTCCTGAGCGCCATGACGACGGATGGCGTGTGCGAGCACGTCACACAGATCCGGGGCATCGACCAGGCCATGTTGGCCGCCTACACCGCCACCATCCGGAAGGTGTGCGGTCTGACGTTCTTCGTGCTGACCGCGGGGGGCGCCGTTGACGCCGCTGATGATTTTTGTCGCGTTGCGGCTCTTCCAGGCCAACGTGAACGGACGAGTCCTGTCGCAGTGCAACGTGGACGAACTGAAGAAGGAGATGAACATGAATTTCGGAGACTGGCAGCTCTTCCGAGCCAGCGTGAGCGCCACGGCCCAACCTTCGGCGCGCTCGCTGGTCGTGTTGCGCGCCGACCTcacttcctgccccccccccccccccccgcgcaggTGCTGGAACTGCGACAGCTGGAGTACGAGGACGCCGCCAGTGAGCAAGGCGGCCTGGCGGGTGACCACCCGGAGACGGGCCGGCGGTCCGCGGCGGCGTTTCGGACCGGCCACGCCCCCAGCGACGTCTCCCCCATGTACAGCTTCACTCTGAGCTTCGACGATCTCAGCGCCATCGGCCTGGACGAGCAGCAGCCCCCCAGACACGGTGGCCCGCAATGGATGGTCAGGAAACAACGCTCTCATTTCTTGGGCCTGGCccgatggggattttttttgaggggagtCTTCCTGTCACGTGACCGTGCCGGTTTGTGCTGGTTTTGCTCCAGGGCCCCCCGCAGCGGAGCGGCAGCGTCACCAGCCTCAACTCGCAGGAATGCAGCAATGACATCGCCAAGCTGACGGATAAGCAGCAGGCCGAGTACCGATGCGCTTACCAGGAGTACATCGCGCAGATGGCCCAGTTGGAAGGCGCCTCCGGCGATAGACCGGGCCTGCTTCAGCCGGCGCTTTTTATGACGGCGCCTCCGGACCAGGGCGCCAAGGATGGCGCCGAGCAAGACGGACGCAAGGCCTCGGTGAGCAAGaggggcggcggaggcggcggcaaaGCGGTGTCTGACAACGGCGATGGCGGCGAAGCACTGGATCCTATCACCGAAGAAGACGAGAAGGGAGACCACGGCTCGTCCAAGTCCCTGCTGGCTCGCAAGACCTCGGCGGAGCGCGGTGGCCTGTTCCCTGGCTCcaaggcgggcggcggcggcggcggcggcaacctGCGCTACCAGAAGCTAACCAGCGACGACGACGAGTCTGAAGAGTCCGACTCCCTGCTGCTGAAAGCGGCGGTGGCGGAGGCCAAAGCGGGGGGCTGCTCCCTGGCCCTGAAGGGGAAGGACTACCTGTCGGACGCCACCTTGGACAAGAAGGACTCCTCCGACTCGGGTGTGCGCTCCAACGAGAGCTCGCCCAACCACTCGCTGCAGGACGAGGAGGCCGAGCTGTCGCAGGCGGAGCGCGCCGACTTGATCCAGCTGAACGAAGGAGGCAAGCGAGGCGCCCCCGCCGCCGAGAACCGCATGTCCATCTGCAGTCCCGAGGAGACCTGGCCCGCCTCGCAGACCTGGAACCTGAACCGCACGTCCGGCAGCGTCacgctcaacaacaacaacgccgCCAACGCCCGGCAGGGCGAACAGCCCGGCCAGACGCCCCGCAGCGCCCCCGCTGCCGACACCATCATCCCACCCGCGTCCACCGCCGGAGTCGCCCGGCCCGGCCCCGACAACGAAAACGTGCGAGTGGTCCACCTGAAGAGGAGCCTGAAGCCGGGAGACCCTCCCGAGGTCTGCACCGCGACGGCCGACGCCGTCGCCTTCGGGGAGGAGCGCGAAAGCATCCTGTGACTCGTCGCAAGCCCGCCGCATCACGTCACTcgtcattcattttgcaaagttGGAAACTTACCATGGGAGGAAAGCAAgaatttggggggtgggggg contains the following coding sequences:
- the kidins220b gene encoding kinase D-interacting substrate of 220 kDa B isoform X4; protein product: MDTTTSIKMTTLAIQKLFGHVEEENLTALRDHLDRFKEVDGRSDNGQTPLMLAAEQGSLEIVQELIRRGANVNLDDVDCWSALISAAKEGHVEVVKELLENSAYIEHRDVGGWTALMWASYKGRVEVTKELLEHGANPNTTGQYSVYPIIWASGRGHADVVKLLLESGAKVNCSDKYGTTSLIWAARKGHFQCVTHLLENGADVDQDGANSMTALIVAVKGGFTDVVKELLKRNPNVNMTDKDGNTALMIAAKEGYTEIVQDLLDAGTYVNIPDRSGDTVLIGAVRGGHVEIVRALLHKYADIDIRGQESKTALYWAVEKGNASMVRDILQCNPDTETCTKDGETPLIKATKMRSIEIVELLLDKGAKVSAVDKRGDTPLHIAIRGRSRRLAELLLRNPKDGRLLYRPNKAGETPYNIDCGHQKSILTQIFGARHLSPTESDGDMLGYDLYSSALADILSEPTMQPPICVGLYAQWGSGKSFLLKKLEDEMKTFAGQQMEPLLGPSWLAAVLSLLLCGGVALGLGFTLDPKLAVAVSLSLLALLYIFFVVVYFGGRREGDNWNWAWLLSNRLARHMGYLELLLKLMFVNPPELPEQSVRALPVRFLFTDYNRLSSVGGETSMAEMIATLCDACEREFGFLATRLFRVFKTDEKQGKSKWKKTCCVPSFVLFALVMGCLVSGVALMGVFRAGGDKRTLNGVLMALGSAVGVAVLLNCRTWWRVSDSVLNSQRKRLHRAANKMNQLKSEGFMKVLKTEVELMAKMAKTIDAFTQHQTRLAVVIDSLDSCEQDKVLQMLDTVRVLFSKGPFISIFASDPHIIIKAINQNLNSVLRDFVNGHDYMRNIVHLPVFLNSRGLSCARKMGGGGAANAGAPANGDAANADCGGWHEELDRKLSQHSLGESTKFGSKANLSRRDTYRRRHAQRSVTRQMSFDLTKLMVAEDWFTDISPQSMRRLLNIVSVTGRLLRANQIAFNWDRLASWINLTERWPYRTSWLILFLEESEGVPDQATLKNIYERVLRNIPTTKDVEPLLEIDGDVRAFEVFVSSRTPVLTARDIRTFLPCTVNLDPKLREIIADVRAAREQMNLGAVAVGYPTLQEVQPRPISMYSQVSSACSPSASFSGPFIPPAGGAVVPPPPHSSFYSGMAGPQHPFYNRSSASAASGIPPTLLSAMTTDGVCEHVTQIRGIDQAMLAAYTATIRKANVNGRVLSQCNVDELKKEMNMNFGDWQLFRASVLELRQLEYEDAASEQGGLAGDHPETGRRSAAAFRTGHAPSDVSPMYSFTLSFDDLSAIGLDEQQPPRHGGPQWMGPPQRSGSVTSLNSQECSNDIAKLTDKQQAEYRCAYQEYIAQMAQLEGASGDRPGLLQPALFMTAPPDQGAKDGAEQDGRKASVSKRGGGGGGKAVSDNGDGGEALDPITEEDEKGDHGSSKSLLARKTSAERGGLFPGSKAGGGGGGGNLRYQKLTSDDDESEESDSLLLKAAVAEAKAGGCSLALKGKDYLSDATLDKKDSSDSGVRSNESSPNHSLQDEEAELSQAERADLIQLNEGGKRGAPAAENRMSICSPEETWPASQTWNLNRTSGSVTLNNNNAANARQGEQPGQTPRSAPAADTIIPPASTAGVARPGPDNENVRVVHLKRSLKPGDPPEVCTATADAVAFGEERESIL